The Argentina anserina chromosome 5, drPotAnse1.1, whole genome shotgun sequence genome includes the window GGACCTTTGTATTGCATGCATGTTTTATCAATTTTCCAAATGCATGGAGGCGGCATGTAAATTTGTCAATTTGTTGAGCTCTCTAGCGCTAGTGTGGTTTTCAGGGAACTTCCCATGCATTTTGCAGCTCATGATTTTCAATTCAGATGCAACTCACAATACAGTGAAGATCGACCAATTTCATTTGATAATTCTAAATCAGcccatagatatatatatatatatatatatatatatatatatggtgctCATATGCATACCAATCATTTGCAAGATACTAGCTCAAAGCCTCAAACAGATGGAAATCGATATAGACACCGACTATTACAACCGCACTCCTTTCCTCCCGGCGCTCCggtctgtgccggccggagctgcaGTGCCGGCTtacggcggccggaatctcAAATTCTCTGCACGGTGCccaaaaacttgaaatttcgagattcTGGCCGCTGTAGGCTGGCGCtgcagctccggccggcacagacaaGAGCACCGAGAGGAGGGGAGTGTGGTTGTACTGATCGGAATTGCTGAATCCGCACTGTAGGGACGGTGCAGACGTCCGCAACTAAGAATttctgtgtatatatatatacaaaagtTATTCAATACGTGGGTCGTGTATCTACACGGGGGATCCCAGCCGTTTCCTTCAACACGTGGAGCTAATTTCCGATTGTTTGAGATCAATCTCCAATTCGGCGGAAAACTCGCGAGTGAGGTCTAATAGAtttcataaattatttaatctaTGTTTGGGCCACATTAAATTTCTTATATCTTCACAAGTCGAAGGCAGCGAGGGGTGGCAGGGCGAGGATGATGCCATGAGGGAGGTGGCGGCAAATATGGGGAGGGGTTTGCCAGAAGACGAACAATAGAGAAACACAAAAAACATGATTAGACGCAGTAGAGGGTGGCGGCGGTTGTGATGCTGAATGGATGATGAGTAAAGGGGGGCAACCAGGTTTGGGTAAAGAAGAGAAGATCTCGATGATGATAGGGtattgaatttggagttgcaGCCTTCAGACCGCGACCTCCATCCCAGCGTCATTCATCTCCCATCTCCTCTTCGCCGTCATCGCTCTTGTCTTGGTCTTATTGGAGTTGCATGCTCTTACATGGAGTTTCAGTCTTTCAGTGAGCATGAAAAAGTCCAATTTTCTAATCAACCACACAAATAGCCGTCTCAGTACTCCCACTACCACTAAAGGTGCATGGAAGAAACATCAATACCAGAAATCTCACGTGAGATAAGCTGAACATAAATCGTAGTTTTGTACAAACTATGTGCTCTATTTATGTCCTATATAACAAGGTATATCTTTAGTCTCACTGGATTGAAGTTCCACTCCACTACAACAAAATGGAGCAAATGTAACATTTAATTGTTTATGAAGTGTAGCCAAAAGAAGTGTGGCTAGATGTCACAAACAATCAAATGTACGTTGTTTTTGTTCTATTTTGTTGTGGTGCTCGACTGACTCGAGCTTCTTTGGttttcatttccaaaaaatGAAAGCTTTCAGCTTTTAGTGTTGGAGTTCTTAGACAGAAAAAGGGGATAGGAAAACTGCGTTTTTGGATCAAAATATGCATTCCGGCTTCAAAATAAATCTGGTGAAACACTGAAGTGTAAGGATTAAATAATTGACTAGGTTGTCACTATTttccaccaaaaaaaaacagacaaAATCGTATAAATAGGCCCACGCGAAATGGGTTTCGTCTAGCCCACCTCGACTTCGCCGGTCAGGCGTTAAACCTGGTCCGCAAAATAAACAATTAAATCAGAATTTTGGCGCGAAAATCGATTCAGCCTCTCAAATTTAGGGTTTTCACTGCGATTAAATCCCCAGAATCATTTCAGAGCTTTCAACTTTTCTACTGTAAATTTCTAAGGGCTTTTGCTTCATTAGGGATGGCTTTACCACCAAGTCCAAAACGCAGGCGTAAAGACGATGGTACAAATGAAACGACAGCAACTTCGCCGGAGAAATCATCCCCTGTGGTCGTCTTTGCGCACGGCGCCGGTGCCCCCTCTTCTTCTGATTGGATGATCAGGTCCCTCATATCTCCATCTTCTCTtcttttgataaagtttgaaGCTTTCAGTTTAAATTTTGAGACTAAAGGTTGAAGCTTTTTGGGGGGTTTTTGGGctttgtttatgtggaaggaTATGTTGGGCAAAGCACTGAATGCTGCTGAAGTTGTTACTTTTGATTACCCATGTGAGTTTTACTTGTAATTTTGCTgaaattttacttttactgGCTGTATGAAGGTTTAAGTTGTTCATGGGCTTGGTTTGTTGTGTTGTAAAGTCTTGAACTTGAATTGATGGCAGACATGTCTGGTGGGAAAAAGAGAGCCCCTCCGAAGGCTGAAAAGTTGGTTGATTTTCACGCAGATTTTGTGAAGCAAACTGTTGCCAAGGACCCTGGTCATCCATTGATTTTGGCTGGGAAATCTATGGGTTCAAGGTGGCATTCATTTGATTTTTCTGCTACTGGATTACTGCTGTAGGATGAAATTATATTACTAGAAAAGTATAAATTGTAGGAGAACTGAGGAAGATGTAAATTGGGGAGTATGCTTTATTAGCCTGAAAACTGTAATTCGACCCTTAGTGCCTTGCTAGCAAATTTAATTTGGATTCTATAAAGAAAACCAATTTTATGGAAGTCACTACAGGATGATATTAGATAGCCTAGACTTCTGATATTCAGAAGTTTCGTGGATGCATCGTGTACATAATTGAGTTTCCTTTTAGCCTCTGATGAAGGATTtgtgaaaaaacaaaaactcatAATCATCTGGTGGGTCCTTGATACTGATAGAGCATGCATGTTCAATAGTTCAATAATAGAGAAGTTCAGTATTTGCTGTATTCTATACTAATCATTAGGTGCTTTCTTTTGTTGATCTCTGTACTTCATTGGTCTGCAGAGTCAGCTGCATGGTAGCTTGCAAGGAAGATATTCGTGCTTCAGCAATCGTATGCTTAGGATACCCGCTACAGGTAAGGTGTTATAATGTGATCCCTATATCATTTTCtatccttcttcttttggttATTGCTATAAATTTTTCAGTCATAATTCTCAATAACACAGTTGGAAAACAAATTGTCAGTGTCCATCTGCATTCCTGTAGCAGTTACCTAATTCGTCATCATTTTTCaacccccctctctctctctctctctctctctctctctctcaacacacacacacacactaaactatttaaatatgctaCTGATTTTGCCTGAGTTCCTTAAATTTCAGGGCATTAATGGGGCACTGCGAGATGAAACCTTGTTGCAACTTTCAATTCCCATAATGTTTGTACAGGTAATTGTTTCACCAGAATTTTCTATTTGCCTTCTGTGTTTTGGTTAATGCCTTTAATATATGTGGTCTGCTTTGTCTTTCCCATCTAATTGCTCACT containing:
- the LOC126796213 gene encoding uncharacterized protein LOC126796213, yielding MALPPSPKRRRKDDGTNETTATSPEKSSPVVVFAHGAGAPSSSDWMIRWKDMLGKALNAAEVVTFDYPYMSGGKKRAPPKAEKLVDFHADFVKQTVAKDPGHPLILAGKSMGSRVSCMVACKEDIRASAIVCLGYPLQGINGALRDETLLQLSIPIMFVQGSKDALCSLEKLEVTRKKMKCLTGLHMIDRGDHSFKVGKKQLRTIGSTQDEVEDLAVEAIAACLSSSFGERFSLLLCPAAFSFNFIPVL